A single window of Acidobacteriota bacterium DNA harbors:
- a CDS encoding phage holin family protein, translated as TLLLAGLVLGIINLFIKPIVVLVSLPVILLSLGLFYFIINGLMLWLVSMFIPQFHMEGILAFLLGSVLFTCLNMVVGWILPKKKRDSD; from the coding sequence TACACTGCTCCTTGCCGGCCTGGTCTTGGGAATCATCAACCTTTTCATCAAGCCCATCGTTGTTCTTGTGTCATTGCCAGTGATACTGCTCTCCCTGGGATTGTTCTACTTTATTATAAATGGGCTCATGCTCTGGCTTGTTTCGATGTTCATCCCGCAATTTCATATGGAAGGGATCCTGGCATTTTTGCTTGGGAGCGTTTTATTCACATGCCTGAACATGGTTGTTGGTTGGATTCTCCCAAAGAAGAAGAGAGATTCAGATTGA
- a CDS encoding phage holin family protein: MRVLANALLLYAVAYLVPGITYSGDFLTLLLAGLVLGIINLFIKPIVVLVSLPVILLSLGLFYFIINGL; encoded by the coding sequence ATGAGGGTACTTGCAAACGCCTTGCTATTGTATGCTGTTGCTTATCTTGTTCCCGGGATAACATACAGCGGTGATTTCCTTACACTGCTCCTTGCCGGCCTGGTCTTGGGAATCATCAACCTTTTCATCAAGCCCATCGTTGTTCTTGTGTCATTGCCAGTGATACTGCTCTCCCTGGGATTGTTCTACTTTATTATAAATGGGCTC